In Psychrobacter ciconiae, the genomic window CAATCGGTGAGACAAATGCCATAAGTCCTTTGCCCGTACTTTTTGAATATTAAACCGTTCAGCAAGTTGACCGATGACCGTTTCAACCGTACGACGCACTTTCATTAAGCGTTTTAGTACAGGTTTGGGTCGATCATCCGTCATATTGCGTCTCAGTGGGGTCTGTAAATCGATACCTTGAGACTGATAATATTGATCAAGACTAGGACTGATATAGCCTTTGTCAGCCCCAAGTAATCCATGAATATGGCCAGTAATCTCTGGAGCAATTGCTCTTTCATCAATATGGGCAGGAGCAAAGGTAAAGCCTTTAATCATGCCCGATAAGTTCACAAGCAAGTGACCCTCGAAACCATAATACTTCTCTTGCTTAGCCGCGCAGTAGCTGAACGTGGCAATCTGTCGATAATTCTTATGCCGGTAAGCTCGACCATAATGATAAACGGGTATGGGAAAGCCATCAATCAGATGAATGTTGTCTTGTCCTTCAAGTAGACTCACTTGATCTTGAATTCGTTGTTTCACTTGCCATAAGTTAGCGCAGTGCTTGGCAAAGTTAGGGTATGACCCTATGGCTGGAAACCAAGCTTGCCAATGCTGGGTAAAGTACTGCCAAATCTGTTTGTCTTGATCCATGTTTAAAAACTCACCAACCACTTCCATGCAAATAATTTCAGGATCAGTAAGTTTAGGTGCATAACCCGACCCTCGTAACGGCTTGGTTACGACTTTTTTATAGTATTGCTCTACCATTAAGTAGATATTGATGATAAATTCATCTATGGGCATCTCATGACTCCATTGTATTCTTGGTCGAAAACAATAGATTAGTGAGATGCTCTTCTTTTTTCAATCACTTTCAAAGTTGAGAGTGGCGTATTTGAAATATAAACGGCAATTAAAACCAACGACTCATCATCTGATAGCCGAGCGTTTATTAAGTTTGTGAATAAGAAGGCAGATAAGCTTGTAGCGCTTTGACAATAAGCTCATTGAGGTCGTGCGAACTGCTGGGTGAAGCGCAGTCGAAGCTTGCTAGGGCGCTGATATGGTGGCGGGCGCAGGTCAATAAGGGCTCAGGCAGCTCAATGGTCAGCTTAACTTTTTTGCCTTTGATACGCGCCGCATCGATACTGATAATCGCCCAAGTCGCCCCTAAAAACGACTTTGAGGCCGCTTGAGCAGATAAATGATCGCTAATATCGCTACCGTTTGGCAGCGGTTTTCCTTGATGGTAAAGCATTAATAAATGGGTCATG contains:
- a CDS encoding type II toxin-antitoxin system HicB family antitoxin, which encodes MLYPLAIRQNDHQFVGVLPDFPELTIIAENITDVISQARLTVMTHLLMLYHQGKPLPNGSDISDHLSAQAASKSFLGATWAIISIDAARIKGKKVKLTIELPEPLLTCARHHISALASFDCASPSSSHDLNELIVKALQAYLPSYSQT
- a CDS encoding IS982 family transposase; protein product: MPIDEFIINIYLMVEQYYKKVVTKPLRGSGYAPKLTDPEIICMEVVGEFLNMDQDKQIWQYFTQHWQAWFPAIGSYPNFAKHCANLWQVKQRIQDQVSLLEGQDNIHLIDGFPIPVYHYGRAYRHKNYRQIATFSYCAAKQEKYYGFEGHLLVNLSGMIKGFTFAPAHIDERAIAPEITGHIHGLLGADKGYISPSLDQYYQSQGIDLQTPLRRNMTDDRPKPVLKRLMKVRRTVETVIGQLAERFNIQKVRAKDLWHLSHRLIRKVLSHNLCFVLNKQLGNPPLQFELLISS